A single window of Thiohalobacter sp. DNA harbors:
- a CDS encoding TonB-dependent receptor plug domain-containing protein, with the protein MASSLRGLMAAACLLIPPTLAADTLTLAGLTEEDYYLTRYPVVLAATRLPQPQYRTPVAVTVIDRAMIDASGALDIPDLLRLVPGFQVAHASGNTVTATYHGLADENARRMQVLVDGRPVYSPAIGGVRWTDLALDIQDVERIEVVRGPNTAAYGANAFLGAINIITLDPSQAPRAHLLAAAGNKNMRKLFGRVAGRIGAMEYRLSMGRRLDDGFQSYVEESNGLTFQRRDRFRLTLLNFRGDYIAPNDDQWNIQFGFNLGPRETGDENDPVFDPPRDREVQTGFQQLRWTRTTDAGHEFTLQFYHNRFRNRERVTLPPLSEIDPALLILFGQPDQVISTQIGTTEERFELEFQHTLPAFAGARLLWGASSRLDRNWSPGYYNRDDYIETHLQRLFGTLEWAVTPRLNLNLGAMLEHASLGGSHASPRLALNYQWRENHGFRAGISRAVRMPTVIESYQDLALRFYDGTLIDQLFKGNDRLDVERLTSFELGYLGRFPKQRLTLDVKAFHNELRDRITAVKDKAFPEPDFPGDEPAGCSPPLFTNALVYVNSGAMELNGAELAVSWRPRLRTLVTFNYAYARGKGWALDTINNFCDPWQTENLQDDVPTHTRSLFVMHRLPGEIDVSATWYKVSAMKWLGNGDKLGPQDRLDLRIARSFHHGGLKSQIALTVQNALDEYRDFRDENIFDTRAYLEYAVSLP; encoded by the coding sequence GGTACTGGCCGCCACCCGCCTGCCCCAGCCCCAGTACCGTACGCCGGTGGCCGTGACCGTGATCGACCGCGCCATGATCGATGCCAGCGGTGCCCTCGACATCCCCGACCTGCTGCGACTGGTGCCGGGGTTCCAGGTTGCCCATGCAAGCGGAAACACGGTAACCGCCACCTATCACGGCCTCGCCGACGAAAACGCGCGTCGCATGCAGGTACTGGTGGACGGGCGCCCGGTCTACAGCCCCGCCATCGGTGGCGTACGCTGGACTGACCTGGCGCTGGACATCCAGGACGTGGAGCGCATCGAGGTGGTACGCGGACCCAACACCGCCGCCTACGGCGCCAACGCCTTTCTCGGTGCCATCAACATCATCACCCTGGATCCCAGCCAGGCGCCCCGTGCCCACCTGCTTGCCGCCGCGGGCAACAAGAACATGCGCAAGCTGTTCGGCCGCGTAGCCGGTCGCATCGGCGCCATGGAGTACCGGCTGAGCATGGGCCGGCGGCTGGACGACGGCTTCCAGTCCTATGTCGAGGAATCCAACGGCCTGACCTTCCAGCGCCGTGACCGCTTCCGGCTCACCCTGCTCAATTTCCGCGGCGACTACATCGCGCCCAACGACGACCAGTGGAATATCCAGTTCGGTTTCAATCTGGGCCCGCGGGAAACCGGGGACGAGAACGACCCCGTATTCGACCCGCCCCGCGACCGCGAGGTACAGACCGGCTTCCAGCAGCTCCGCTGGACCCGTACCACCGATGCCGGTCACGAATTCACGCTCCAGTTCTATCACAACCGCTTTCGCAACCGGGAACGCGTAACCCTGCCACCCCTTTCCGAGATCGATCCTGCATTGCTGATCCTTTTCGGCCAGCCCGATCAGGTGATCTCCACCCAGATCGGCACCACCGAGGAACGTTTCGAACTCGAGTTCCAGCATACCCTGCCTGCCTTCGCGGGGGCGCGGCTGCTCTGGGGTGCCAGCAGCCGACTGGACCGGAACTGGAGCCCGGGCTACTACAACCGTGACGACTACATCGAAACCCACCTGCAACGCCTGTTCGGCACCCTGGAGTGGGCGGTCACCCCGCGCCTGAATCTCAACCTCGGCGCCATGCTGGAACATGCCTCGCTGGGCGGCAGCCATGCCTCGCCGCGACTGGCACTGAACTACCAGTGGCGCGAGAACCATGGCTTCCGCGCCGGCATCTCCCGGGCCGTTCGCATGCCGACCGTGATCGAGTCCTATCAGGATCTGGCCTTGCGCTTCTACGACGGGACCCTGATCGACCAATTGTTCAAGGGCAACGACAGGCTGGATGTAGAACGCCTGACCTCCTTCGAACTGGGCTACCTTGGCCGTTTCCCGAAGCAACGTCTGACGCTCGACGTCAAGGCCTTCCACAACGAGCTGCGCGATCGCATTACCGCGGTGAAGGACAAGGCCTTTCCCGAACCCGATTTCCCCGGTGACGAACCGGCAGGGTGCAGCCCGCCGCTGTTTACCAATGCACTGGTCTATGTCAACAGCGGGGCGATGGAACTGAACGGTGCCGAACTTGCCGTGAGCTGGCGCCCGCGCCTGCGCACCCTGGTAACCTTCAACTACGCGTACGCTCGCGGCAAGGGCTGGGCACTGGACACCATCAACAACTTCTGCGATCCATGGCAGACCGAGAACCTTCAGGACGATGTGCCCACCCACACCCGCAGCCTGTTCGTCATGCACCGGCTGCCCGGCGAGATCGACGTCAGCGCCACCTGGTACAAGGTCAGTGCCATGAAATGGCTGGGCAACGGCGACAAGCTGGGTCCCCAGGACCGTCTCGACCTGCGCATCGCGCGCAGCTTCCATCATGGGGGCCTCAAATCGCAGATCGCGCTCACGGTCCAGAACGCACTGGACGAGTACCGCGACTTCCGCGACGAGAACATCTTCGATACCCGCGCCTATCTCGAATACGCCGTGTCGCTGCCCTGA
- a CDS encoding ABC transporter substrate-binding protein translates to MSHPAAISATARRPALRRWLLAGLALLLAAAPLHAADVGILLSDEAPLYRQLARDIGKRLRAARPDLAIEVRVRNGVLAQGARLNIAIGTRAGAQMMAAGTETPLLVTLIPRATFRELAQRLTPKATRRISALYIDQPPRRSLALLEALLPPPRRVGVLVGPRSRYLVPELESAAGTQVIVQAADPAAPLIDQLERLLDRTDSLLAVPDPELYNRETLKPILLTTFRYRQPLIGFSRAYVRAGALAAPYSAPGHLARDAAETALALLEPGARAVVRAPAYFDIALNRQVARSLGIRLPDIDDLRARLGAIPEETL, encoded by the coding sequence ATGAGCCACCCCGCTGCCATTTCCGCTACCGCCCGGAGACCTGCCCTCCGGCGCTGGCTGCTGGCGGGGCTTGCGCTGCTGCTCGCGGCTGCACCCCTGCATGCCGCCGACGTCGGCATCCTGCTCAGCGACGAGGCCCCGCTGTACCGCCAGCTCGCCAGGGACATCGGCAAGCGTCTGCGGGCCGCCCGACCGGATCTTGCCATCGAGGTCCGGGTCCGAAACGGCGTCCTGGCACAGGGGGCGCGCCTCAACATCGCCATCGGCACCCGTGCCGGGGCCCAAATGATGGCCGCGGGCACCGAAACCCCGCTGCTGGTCACCCTGATCCCGCGTGCCACCTTCCGTGAACTGGCGCAGCGCCTGACGCCGAAGGCAACACGGCGCATCAGCGCGCTCTACATAGACCAGCCGCCCCGGCGCAGCCTGGCACTGCTGGAAGCACTGCTGCCGCCACCGCGCCGGGTCGGCGTGCTGGTGGGTCCCCGGAGCCGCTACCTGGTTCCGGAACTCGAGTCGGCCGCGGGCACCCAGGTCATCGTCCAGGCGGCCGATCCCGCCGCCCCCCTCATCGACCAGCTCGAGCGCCTGCTGGACCGTACCGACAGCCTGCTCGCCGTACCCGATCCCGAACTCTACAACCGCGAGACGCTCAAGCCCATCCTGCTTACCACCTTCCGCTATCGCCAGCCGCTCATCGGCTTCTCGCGGGCCTATGTCCGCGCGGGTGCACTCGCCGCACCCTATTCGGCACCCGGCCACCTGGCGCGCGACGCCGCCGAAACCGCGCTGGCGCTGCTGGAACCGGGTGCACGGGCCGTGGTGCGGGCGCCCGCCTATTTCGACATCGCCCTCAACCGGCAGGTTGCCCGCTCGCTGGGTATCCGCCTGCCGGACATCGACGACCTGCGCGCCCGGCTCGGCGCGATACCGGAGGAAACGCTCTGA
- a CDS encoding ATP-binding protein: MLKSIHSRILLAVLLPSVLTAVVLGTFFSLTRLDDLRRSLEARGQAIANQLAPAAEYGVFAGNIDILRNLAEATLAEPDVVAIHIYDVDGTLLVTTDRNTATSEDLLFTAPIEIHPVAVSDYEQTASDVRPLGRVEVLLSGASTLARQRDIVFTGVFITLLLVLAAIFVALRVSRGVATPIEQMIGVVQRLGAGNLRARARTGASGELGKLERGINQMAAALEQAQNELQGQIDQATAELRETLEAVEIQNVELDLARKRALRASREKTEFLANMSHEIRTPMNGLLGFVDLLLRTPLNPEQRDYTTTIRKSATNLLVIVNDILDFSKIESGKLTIEPAPFELREAMEDSVDLMAPVAHEKGLELVLLIYADVPNELHGDSNRIRQILLNLIGNAIKFTTHGSVVVRAMLDESDEAAGETGWVRLRISVTDTGIGLTQAQKSRLFQPFSQADTSITRRHGGTGLGLFICKNLVEQMGGEIGVESTPGEGATFWFTLPLEVREGKTSPETSCIHGLRRALVYDGHPLARLAIRHPLESWGIEVEEAGDHVTLNQAAQAIRGGERDIDLIVVGLSPENSDEYQVQELLRELMPAGRPLLFLINSFERDRLDEVMALGADACLPKPPRREALRSAVCRILGQPDQSTRPFVERRKSPRPRMPDMRGARILVADDNEINRSLIELQLQSLGVEVDKADNGQTALELARENAYDLILIDLHMPIMSGDMAAREIRAGGNPNQYTPIIALTANVFSGESERLDEAGINECLIKPISEYRLWECMRRWTGRTIDSPPEDLREAQGSTEADDHPSSTLVRDLRRMLAEELPEQTRAIEAAYTRCDWPALRDAAHKLNGSAAYCQMDDLRQAASALEKAAHYANPRQIEQALDVCRRAIQTARELLDKPNGCKNP; encoded by the coding sequence ATGCTCAAGAGCATACACAGCCGCATACTGCTTGCCGTGCTGCTGCCGTCGGTGCTGACTGCCGTGGTGCTGGGCACCTTCTTCAGTCTCACCCGGCTGGACGATCTTCGCCGCTCGCTGGAGGCACGCGGCCAGGCGATCGCCAACCAGCTGGCGCCGGCCGCCGAATACGGCGTGTTCGCGGGCAACATCGACATCCTGCGCAATCTGGCCGAGGCCACGCTGGCCGAACCCGACGTAGTCGCCATCCATATCTACGACGTCGACGGCACACTGCTGGTCACCACGGACAGGAACACAGCCACCTCCGAAGACCTGCTGTTCACCGCGCCCATCGAAATCCACCCGGTCGCCGTAAGCGACTATGAACAGACGGCCAGCGATGTCAGACCTCTGGGCCGGGTGGAGGTATTGCTGTCGGGTGCCAGCACGCTGGCACGACAGCGCGACATCGTGTTCACCGGCGTTTTCATCACCCTGCTGCTGGTCCTGGCCGCCATCTTCGTGGCCCTGCGCGTCAGCCGCGGCGTGGCCACGCCCATCGAACAGATGATCGGTGTGGTACAGCGCCTGGGTGCGGGCAACCTGCGGGCACGCGCCCGCACCGGCGCCTCGGGCGAGCTGGGCAAGCTCGAGCGCGGCATCAACCAGATGGCCGCGGCACTGGAGCAAGCCCAGAACGAGCTGCAGGGACAGATCGACCAGGCCACCGCGGAACTGCGCGAGACACTGGAAGCGGTCGAGATCCAGAACGTGGAGCTGGACCTGGCCCGCAAGCGCGCGCTGCGCGCCAGCCGGGAAAAGACCGAGTTCCTGGCCAACATGAGCCACGAGATCCGCACCCCCATGAACGGGCTGCTGGGCTTTGTCGACCTGCTGCTGCGCACGCCACTCAACCCGGAACAGCGCGACTACACCACCACCATCCGCAAGTCGGCCACCAACCTGCTGGTGATCGTCAACGACATCCTCGATTTCTCCAAGATCGAGTCCGGCAAGCTCACCATAGAACCTGCGCCCTTCGAGCTGCGCGAGGCCATGGAGGACTCCGTGGACCTGATGGCCCCGGTGGCACACGAGAAGGGCCTGGAACTGGTACTGCTCATCTATGCCGACGTACCGAACGAGCTGCATGGCGACTCCAACCGCATCCGCCAGATCCTGCTCAACCTGATTGGCAATGCCATCAAGTTCACCACGCACGGCAGCGTGGTGGTACGCGCCATGCTCGACGAGTCCGACGAAGCGGCCGGGGAAACCGGCTGGGTGCGCCTGCGCATCAGTGTCACCGACACCGGTATCGGCCTCACCCAGGCCCAGAAGAGTCGCCTGTTCCAGCCCTTCAGTCAGGCGGACACCTCGATCACCCGACGCCATGGTGGCACCGGCCTGGGACTGTTCATCTGCAAGAACCTGGTGGAACAGATGGGTGGTGAGATCGGCGTCGAGAGCACGCCCGGCGAAGGCGCGACCTTCTGGTTCACGCTGCCGCTGGAGGTGCGCGAAGGGAAGACCAGCCCCGAAACCAGCTGCATCCATGGGCTGCGCCGCGCACTTGTCTACGACGGTCATCCCCTGGCACGCCTGGCCATCCGTCATCCTCTGGAGTCGTGGGGCATCGAGGTGGAGGAAGCCGGCGATCATGTCACGCTCAACCAGGCCGCGCAGGCCATCCGCGGCGGCGAGCGCGATATCGATCTCATTGTGGTCGGCCTGTCACCCGAAAACTCGGACGAGTACCAGGTGCAGGAACTGTTGCGCGAACTGATGCCGGCGGGTCGGCCACTGCTTTTCCTGATCAACAGCTTCGAACGCGACCGGCTGGACGAGGTCATGGCCCTGGGTGCCGACGCCTGTCTGCCCAAGCCGCCACGCCGGGAAGCCCTGCGCAGTGCCGTCTGCCGCATCCTCGGCCAGCCCGATCAGAGCACCCGCCCCTTCGTCGAACGCCGCAAGTCGCCGCGACCCCGGATGCCCGACATGCGCGGCGCCCGCATCCTGGTTGCCGACGACAACGAAATCAACCGCAGCCTGATCGAACTGCAGTTGCAATCACTGGGCGTGGAAGTGGACAAGGCCGACAATGGCCAGACCGCGCTGGAGCTGGCGCGCGAGAACGCCTACGACCTGATTCTCATAGACCTGCACATGCCGATCATGAGCGGCGACATGGCTGCGCGCGAGATCCGTGCCGGCGGCAACCCCAACCAGTACACGCCCATCATCGCGCTCACCGCCAACGTCTTCAGCGGCGAGTCCGAGCGTCTCGACGAGGCCGGCATCAACGAATGCCTGATCAAGCCCATCTCCGAGTACCGGCTGTGGGAATGCATGCGCCGCTGGACCGGCCGCACCATCGACTCGCCGCCCGAGGACCTGCGCGAAGCCCAGGGGTCAACCGAGGCAGACGACCATCCGTCCAGCACCCTCGTCCGCGACCTGCGCCGCATGCTCGCCGAGGAACTGCCCGAGCAGACGCGCGCCATCGAGGCCGCCTACACCCGGTGCGACTGGCCGGCCCTGCGCGATGCCGCCCACAAGCTCAACGGCTCTGCCGCCTACTGCCAGATGGACGACCTCAGGCAGGCTGCCTCAGCCCTGGAAAAAGCCGCCCATTACGCCAACCCCCGACAGATCGAACAGGCCCTGGATGTCTGCCGCAGGGCCATTCAGACAGCCCGGGAACTGCTGGACAAGCCGAATGGCTGCAAAAATCCGTAG
- a CDS encoding sensor domain-containing protein, which yields MLVYTVVMRAPFWPSSNTHFHSARAAPAAQPWRFWLFLAFGPLLFAGSLYWLDIPERLRHEQLGQQAIRELDVMRRPLLDIKRQEVALVSILDQQPSRAPELEQAIHRADLQIDRFQRAGAYNPELAGRIERFAARYGSWVSTLRHLAMHADGRPDEHGIVQYLNQAEQRFLATMNALGDCEEPVHDDIHDGQQAVYQLQMATGLLAFYVFLLILLYQRAVTRAVSDQEKQLSITLQSIGDGVIVTDTAGRVTRMNPLAENMTGWTLEEARNRPISEIFVITNAETGATVENPVLRVLHEGTIVGLANHTVLTARDGTRRQIADSGAPIRDHDDQLHGAVLVFRDVTRDYELRQALQEHAERLDRILGAAMDAVVVADEHGTILEWNPQAERLFGFPRTDAIGSTLHELIIPQRYREAHRQAIERRIRDTDGEAVARRMETEALHRDGHEFPVELSVTQLHQSQGWLFCAFIRDLSDKKRAEAALKKHSLQLAEAQRLAQLGSWELDLRHDRLDWSDEMYRILELDPKAFSPSHEAFLGFVHPEDRERLNRAYRESVERKRNLDITHRLLLADGRIKHVHQRCETHYDADGNPLHSVGTMQDVSASVELQEELRLAATTFNSHAGILITDRDNRILRVNPAFEAMTGYSAEELVGKNPRILKSGRQDENFYKHMWSVIDRTGQWSGELWNKRKDGSLYAEMLTITAVRNDAGEVTHYVGTTQDITERKRAESRVEHLAYHDDLTGLANRRLLHDRLQRELAVARRHSAYGALLFIDLDRFKHLNDALGHPVGDELLRQLARRFTDIMRTEDTVARLGGDEFVFILPAENKDLSQVGFEAQAVAEKILEQVARPFDLNGHRYHITASVGIVLFPEADEDADDVLKHADTALYRAKEDGRNTVRFYQPSMQAAANARLALEKDLRAALELGQFELHYQPQTGLKGHIVALEALIRWQHPERGLVAPDTFIPVAEETGLILEIGNWVLRTAVRQFHGWLRDGTGRHLRRLAINVSPRQFHQGSFTDQVIEICKDAGLGLDFIELEITEGMLMSRLGDTIEKMTELRTRGIRFAIDDFGTGYSSLSYLKRLPLDALKIDRSFVRDIVSDPNDAAIVDTIIAMARHLDLGVIAEGVESDPQREFLRDKGCECFQGYYYSRPVPAREVPELLRAGRLPPASSD from the coding sequence ATGCTGGTTTACACTGTGGTCATGCGGGCACCCTTCTGGCCATCGAGCAACACCCATTTCCATTCAGCCAGGGCCGCTCCCGCCGCACAACCCTGGCGTTTCTGGCTGTTCCTTGCCTTCGGCCCGTTGCTGTTTGCCGGCAGCCTGTACTGGCTGGACATACCCGAACGCCTGCGCCACGAGCAACTGGGTCAGCAGGCGATACGCGAACTCGATGTCATGCGCCGCCCGTTGCTGGACATCAAGCGGCAGGAAGTCGCCCTGGTTTCGATCCTGGACCAGCAGCCGTCCCGGGCACCTGAACTCGAACAGGCGATCCACCGGGCCGATCTTCAGATCGACCGTTTCCAGCGGGCCGGCGCCTACAATCCGGAACTCGCCGGGCGCATCGAACGTTTCGCTGCCCGCTACGGCTCATGGGTCTCCACCTTGCGCCATCTGGCGATGCATGCCGACGGCAGGCCGGACGAGCACGGCATTGTTCAATACCTGAACCAGGCGGAACAACGGTTCCTCGCAACCATGAATGCCCTGGGTGACTGCGAGGAACCGGTTCACGATGACATTCACGACGGCCAGCAGGCCGTATACCAGTTGCAGATGGCCACCGGACTGCTGGCCTTCTACGTCTTCCTGCTGATCCTTCTTTACCAGCGCGCCGTGACCCGGGCCGTCAGCGACCAGGAAAAACAGCTATCCATCACCCTGCAATCCATCGGCGACGGCGTCATCGTGACCGACACCGCGGGCCGGGTGACCCGTATGAACCCCTTGGCCGAGAACATGACCGGCTGGACCCTCGAGGAAGCCCGCAACCGGCCAATCAGCGAGATTTTCGTCATCACCAATGCGGAAACCGGCGCCACCGTGGAAAATCCGGTGCTTCGGGTACTGCATGAAGGCACCATCGTGGGGCTGGCCAACCATACCGTGCTGACCGCCCGCGACGGTACGCGACGGCAGATCGCAGACAGCGGCGCGCCCATCCGCGATCACGACGATCAGCTGCACGGTGCGGTTCTGGTATTCCGGGACGTCACCCGCGACTACGAACTGCGGCAAGCGCTCCAGGAACACGCCGAACGCCTGGACCGCATCCTGGGTGCCGCCATGGATGCCGTCGTCGTGGCCGATGAGCATGGCACCATCCTGGAATGGAACCCCCAGGCGGAACGCCTGTTCGGCTTTCCACGCACTGACGCCATCGGCAGCACGCTGCACGAATTGATCATTCCGCAACGCTACCGCGAGGCGCACCGCCAGGCCATCGAGAGGCGTATAAGGGACACGGACGGCGAAGCGGTCGCCCGCCGCATGGAAACCGAAGCCCTGCACAGGGACGGTCATGAATTCCCCGTCGAACTGTCGGTCACCCAGTTGCATCAGAGCCAAGGCTGGCTGTTCTGTGCCTTCATACGCGACCTCAGCGACAAGAAACGCGCCGAGGCAGCGCTGAAAAAGCATTCGCTCCAGCTTGCCGAGGCCCAGCGTCTGGCCCAACTGGGGAGCTGGGAGCTGGACTTGAGGCATGACCGCCTGGACTGGTCGGACGAGATGTACCGGATTCTGGAACTGGATCCGAAGGCCTTCTCGCCAAGCCATGAGGCATTTCTGGGTTTCGTGCACCCCGAGGACCGGGAACGGCTGAATCGCGCCTACCGGGAATCCGTGGAAAGGAAGCGCAACCTCGACATCACCCACCGGCTGCTGCTTGCAGACGGTCGTATCAAGCATGTGCATCAGCGCTGCGAAACCCATTACGACGCCGACGGCAATCCGCTGCACTCGGTGGGCACGATGCAGGATGTCTCGGCCAGCGTCGAACTGCAGGAGGAATTGCGCCTGGCCGCCACCACCTTCAACAGCCATGCCGGCATCCTGATTACCGATCGCGACAACAGGATTCTGCGCGTCAATCCCGCCTTCGAGGCCATGACCGGCTACAGTGCCGAGGAGCTCGTGGGCAAGAACCCGCGCATACTGAAATCGGGGCGCCAGGACGAAAACTTCTACAAGCACATGTGGTCGGTCATCGACCGGACCGGCCAGTGGTCGGGAGAACTCTGGAACAAGCGCAAGGACGGCAGCCTGTATGCCGAGATGCTGACCATCACCGCGGTGCGAAACGACGCGGGCGAGGTCACCCATTATGTCGGTACCACCCAGGACATCACCGAGCGCAAGCGCGCCGAGAGCCGGGTGGAACACCTGGCCTATCACGATGATCTGACCGGCCTGGCCAACCGCCGCCTGCTGCACGATCGCCTGCAGCGCGAGCTGGCAGTCGCCCGACGCCACTCGGCTTATGGCGCGCTGCTGTTCATCGACCTGGACCGATTCAAGCACCTCAACGATGCCCTGGGTCATCCGGTCGGCGACGAACTGCTGCGTCAGCTCGCCCGGCGCTTCACGGACATCATGCGCACCGAGGACACCGTGGCGCGCCTGGGCGGGGACGAGTTCGTCTTCATTCTGCCGGCCGAGAACAAGGATCTTTCCCAGGTGGGCTTCGAAGCCCAGGCGGTGGCCGAGAAGATTCTGGAACAGGTGGCCAGGCCGTTTGACCTCAATGGCCACCGCTATCACATCACTGCCAGCGTCGGGATCGTATTATTCCCGGAAGCCGACGAAGACGCGGACGACGTACTGAAGCATGCCGATACTGCGCTGTATCGCGCGAAGGAAGACGGACGCAACACGGTTCGTTTCTACCAGCCCAGCATGCAGGCAGCCGCCAACGCCCGCCTGGCGCTGGAAAAGGATCTGCGTGCGGCACTGGAACTCGGGCAGTTCGAGCTGCATTACCAACCCCAGACCGGTCTGAAAGGCCATATCGTCGCGCTCGAGGCCTTGATCCGCTGGCAGCATCCGGAACGCGGCCTGGTCGCGCCCGACACCTTCATTCCCGTTGCCGAGGAGACCGGGCTGATTCTCGAAATCGGCAACTGGGTGCTGCGCACTGCGGTCCGGCAATTCCATGGGTGGCTGCGGGATGGTACCGGTCGGCATCTGCGGCGCCTCGCCATCAACGTCAGCCCGCGCCAGTTCCACCAAGGCAGTTTCACTGACCAGGTCATCGAAATCTGCAAGGACGCCGGCCTGGGCCTCGACTTCATCGAGCTCGAGATCACGGAAGGCATGCTCATGAGCCGCCTCGGCGATACCATCGAGAAAATGACGGAACTCCGGACCCGCGGCATCCGTTTCGCCATCGACGACTTCGGCACCGGCTATTCGTCGCTGAGTTATCTGAAGCGACTGCCGCTGGACGCCCTCAAGATCGACCGCTCTTTCGTACGCGACATCGTCTCCGATCCCAATGACGCCGCCATCGTCGACACCATCATCGCCATGGCAAGGCACCTGGACCTGGGCGTCATCGCCGAGGGGGTGGAATCCGACCCGCAGCGGGAATTCCTGAGGGACAAGGGTTGCGAGTGTTTTCAGGGCTATTACTACAGCAGGCCCGTACCCGCCCGGGAGGTGCCCGAGTTGTTGCGGGCCGGCAGGCTTCCCCCCGCTTCCAGCGACTGA
- the acpS gene encoding holo-ACP synthase: MILGIGTDIVRIERMEAALSRHGARFAIRLLARSELDDFMRAARPAAFLAKRFAAKEALVKALGTGFRDGIRPRHVVVHRDDLGKPELQLTGAARDQAEQMGVGRIHLSLTDEQEYAVAFVVVEGGDLGKAAVRSP; this comes from the coding sequence ATGATCCTCGGCATCGGCACCGATATCGTCCGCATCGAGCGCATGGAGGCTGCGCTGTCGCGCCATGGCGCCCGCTTCGCCATCCGCCTGCTGGCCCGCTCCGAACTGGACGACTTCATGCGCGCCGCGCGTCCCGCCGCCTTTCTCGCCAAGCGTTTCGCCGCCAAGGAGGCCCTGGTCAAGGCGCTGGGCACCGGTTTCCGCGACGGTATTCGCCCCCGCCACGTGGTCGTCCACCGCGACGACCTCGGCAAGCCCGAACTCCAGCTCACGGGCGCCGCCCGCGACCAGGCCGAGCAGATGGGCGTTGGCCGCATCCATCTCTCGCTCACCGACGAGCAGGAGTATGCAGTGGCCTTTGTGGTGGTAGAGGGCGGTGACCTTGGGAAGGCCGCTGTCCGCAGCCCTTGA
- the pdxJ gene encoding pyridoxine 5'-phosphate synthase: MIHFQESPSSIQLGVNIDHVATLRQARGTRYPDPVQAAAIVEQAGGDSVTLHLREDRRHIQERDVEILRETLQTRMNLEMAVTEEMLAIAERVRPADCCLVPERREELTTEGGLDVRGQKDRLREACARLAEAGVRVSLFIDADPAQIEAAAEVGAPCIEIHTGHYADAEPGAPQEAEFRRIVAAVEQGTDLGLRVHAGHGLHYHNVAPVAALRDVHELNIGHAIIARALFTGLEEAVREMKRLMLAARAG; encoded by the coding sequence ATGATCCACTTTCAGGAAAGCCCCAGCTCCATCCAGCTCGGCGTCAACATCGACCATGTCGCGACCCTGCGTCAGGCGCGAGGTACCCGCTATCCCGACCCGGTACAGGCGGCCGCCATCGTCGAGCAGGCTGGTGGCGACAGTGTCACCCTGCATCTGCGCGAGGACCGGCGCCACATCCAGGAACGCGACGTGGAGATCCTGCGCGAGACGCTGCAGACGCGCATGAACCTGGAAATGGCCGTCACCGAGGAGATGCTCGCCATCGCCGAGCGCGTGCGTCCGGCCGACTGCTGCCTGGTGCCCGAGCGGCGCGAGGAACTGACCACCGAGGGCGGACTGGACGTGCGTGGCCAGAAGGACCGTCTGCGCGAGGCCTGTGCCCGGCTCGCCGAGGCCGGCGTGCGGGTGTCCCTGTTCATCGATGCCGACCCCGCCCAGATCGAGGCCGCCGCCGAGGTCGGCGCACCCTGCATCGAGATACACACCGGTCACTATGCCGATGCCGAGCCCGGCGCGCCGCAGGAGGCCGAGTTCCGGCGCATCGTCGCCGCCGTCGAGCAGGGGACCGATCTCGGTCTGCGGGTGCATGCCGGGCACGGCCTGCACTATCACAATGTCGCCCCCGTCGCCGCACTGCGCGACGTGCATGAACTCAACATCGGCCATGCCATCATCGCCCGCGCCCTGTTCACCGGGCTGGAAGAGGCCGTGCGTGAAATGAAGCGGCTCATGCTTGCCGCGCGTGCCGGATGA